A window of Carassius carassius chromosome 48, fCarCar2.1, whole genome shotgun sequence genomic DNA:
GAACTTGGCGTGTGGTTCTGGGCGACCACGACATCTACAACCACGAGGGTCGCGAGCAGTACATGAGCGTCAGCGCCGTCTACATCCACCCCAACTGGAACAGCAACAGTGTGGCTTCTGGGTGTGTaaacatctttatttgaccctctaactttagcactcaccattctaattctattctttaaaaatctaactacctttctaatctttttgtattctattttattttcatttattatgcaattgtgtgtgtgtgtgtgtgtgtgtgtgtatatatatatatatatatatatatatatatatatatatataagacctctaacactagcttgctctattctttttctattctatctgttttctttttatttattatattatttaaaagcccatgctaggtgtactgtgttaagctaactgagacttgttatagcacttatatatcattgctctttttgttgtttttgattgcgtCTGTtgccctcatttgtaagtcgctttgcataaaagcttctgctaaatgaataaatgtaaatgtaaacattacatACACAGCAGTCACAGCTGTGGCAACAATTATACACAATATATAGGACTATATCATCAATTACAAGCAAAGCTAACTAGACTGTATTGATACATAACAACAGTACTATATTGACAATAACACAGTACAGTATCTCACTGCCTCAACAAATCGACTTTAACTCAACATACTAAACTGTATTTATAtcctgctgaaaaaaagaaaaatgaaaacgaACCTAAGATGTctggctggtcttagctggtgtCCTTTTGACTATTTAATAACTGTCAAGCAACTAGTAATCCATaaggtgaccagatttctgagatgAAAACTGAGGACATTTCAGTTCAGTGTTCAAAACATCATTGAAATCTCACTTGAGATTATATATTTGTGACAAtatagttgtttgtttgttttgttttaattgtcgtggtttattaatatcattattaataataacaatgtttgAGGATCAAACTTACCCTAGTTTATTAACAGAAGTACAATTCACCAAAAACCGCACTATGAAATATAAATAGTAACTATTGCAAATAGTAAACAGATCGAAataggattataaaaaaattacaaatttacaaacacattcaaaactatacATATTTCACAAATGATACAAtcttttcaaattattattaattttttttatggaagtttcaggaatttgtatttatttgtgcaaaaCAATTCAACAACTTTCCCATGCCTTGTTataaagtgcacacaaacagtGTTACTTTGTTTAACATGTATAGTTATGTCACTAACTTGAAACCAGTAATGATGTgtcttttattaattattaatttatttatttttgaaacattGTAAAATGTGTGGCCTAGGTCAATGTATTTCTTGGATTTAAATACATAGGGCAAAATatctttttaaatgctttaaaaatatacaattgtttatatttataaaatatcttttaaaacaaaattaaaaaacaaaatgtaaacgaATCTAGATtgatagtaaatatatttactatatacaatactatatatatatatatatatatatatatttgagcaaaaaatatttgtattcctCACACATTAAAAAACTGTAATTTCAACATATCATATAACAACAATCATGCAATACAACTTAATGAAACACTATATACGACTATATCAATCATTTCACGTAATATCAATACCACTTTCAACTTTTATACTTAATGTTAATGCAACATAAATGTACAATTACAGCACCAACACAACTTGCATGATCATCTCAAGTTTTTCTAAAGCTATAGCGCCCCTAGGACGGTAAATGTGTGATCTGTGACACATTCTATGCATTTCAGATATGATATCGCCCTTCTGCGTCTGTCCTCCGATGCCTCTCTGAACTCATACGTGCAGCTGGGCAGTCTGCCTCCCTCTGGACAGGTCCTGCCCCACAACAACCCCTGTTACATCACCGGCTGGGGCCGCACACAGAGTCAGTTTAGCCTCAAGCACAACAAATCAGCCATGATGTCGCCTGAAATCAGTTCTGACTCACCTTTCTTTCATTTCTCTTCTCTGATCTCCGTCCAGCTGGTGGGTCGCTCTCGGCTCAGCTGAAACAGGCTTCTCTGCCCGTGGTCGACTACAGTACCTGCTCTCGTAGCGACTGGTGGGGAAGCACCGTGAAGAACACTATGGTTTGCGCTGGTGGCGGAAGCGACTCTGGATGCCAGGTGAAAAAGAACGACTCTCGAACAGATCATAAACTATGAGAAGTCGTTTGGTTCTGCGGAAGAAATGTCTCATTTTGGCTCCCGTTGTGTTGTTTTTAGGGTGACTCTGGCGGTCCTCTGAACTGTCAGGTCAGTGGTCAGTACGTTGTTCACGGTGTGACCAGCTTTGTGTCTTCATCGGGTTGTAACGCCTACAAGAAGCCCACAGTCTTCACTCGTGTGTCTGCATACATCAGCTGGATGAATGGCGTAAGTGCAATTCATAAGATCACACTGTCATTATAATAAACTTTAGATTAGGAGCTAACAGACTGTAAAAGATCATGACTATCTTATAATACTCTGTTTTTCTTGTGCCGTTTTGTTCACATCAGATCATTGGATAAGGAGGAAAACCTGAGAGGATGAAAGACAAATATCCTTCATTTACCAAGCTTTAACATCTGCGCCGGCCCAAAATACATACAATAAACTTTATATCTAATCTTGGGCTGCTTTTGAATCTTGTGCAATCAAAAACTCTCACCATAAGCATTTGAACCCTAAAAGTACAATCAGTTTCAAAATTAAACACAAGAAGAGTCCATACACAGCTGGAAATCAATGAAATCAGATATCAAACACTGAATGGTAAGATAACTAATATGTGTTTGATATGAACACTGAACTCATGTTTGCTAGACTCAAGAATAGATTTAGAGACAGAGATTCAAGTTTTACTGTAAGCTTTGAACATATAatcatatatttgaaaatataaacatatatagcCTGTTCTTTTATGGTCAGTTTATTtataatgaacaaaacaaatacgtgaaaaatgaagtgaaagtgaaagttgtcacatttgccaagtatggtaacccatgttccgaatttgtgctctgcatttaacccatccaagtgcacacacacagcagtgagaagtaaacacatacacactcacacacccgtagcagtgggcagccatttgcaTCAGCgtctggggagcagttgggggttcagtgccttgcccTAGGGTTTCACTATAGTCGTGGTATCACACATGCTACATTCACTCCCATCACCTACAATCCCCAAGACTTGATCCTGCGACCTTCGGGTTAAAAGTCAGATTCTCTAACCATCAGGCCACAATAGgacttaaaggtttagttcacccaaaaatgaaaattacagcataaatgactcaccctcaagttataataggtgtatatgactttcttctttcagatgaatgcagtcggagttatattaaaacttgtctttgatctttcagtgcagtgcatcagtccaaaagaagttgaATAAAAAGTGCTCATCAATAAAagaagtgtctcacacggctcccgGGGCTTAACAAAGGCCACCTTtagcgaatccatgtgtttttctgAGAAATAtaaccttatttaaaatgtaataatcaatttaatctagcttgcgctaaCTGTTAATTACGTATGAGGACAGTGTTGCGCATGCGTCGCAAGTGACGAACATGGAAGCACAGGAGATagatcaaaacaaaaccagagtcactaattagaagtacaaaacgaggattaataaagaagaatgtcggaggatttcaATATATAAACCAAGAGGAGAATGGTTTTCCTTTGccaaagtaaggaaactttgcttcctttgctcctgtaaacaaacgtaggttttcacgagactcaccggCGCATGCACAGCACTGACCTCCATACATCATCCGCCTggaactgcttctgtgtacaactaCTGTATTGGCGCATGATATATTAAAGGGATGATTACGTTTTGAACATGgatattttcttacaaaaacttggcaattcactacaggaggcctttgttcagcCCCCAGTGCCACATGAGACACTTCTTTTTATTGATGAGCGCTTTTTATTCAACTTCTTTTGGACTGGAGCACTGCAACACCCTCCattgagtgccattaaacagcttgaaagatcaaagacaatttttaatataactccgactggattcgtctgaaagaagaaagtcatatgctGTACCCTAGGATtaattgagggtgagtaatttattgaccaattttcatttttgggtgaactaatcctttaaatataACTTTTCACCCATGACCTGacttgtagcctatataataaacatatattcTTTTAAACTAGTACTAGCTCTACACATATTTTGATCAATATGTTGCTATGGGACTATTTGTTCATTTATAAGTTTGAAATGTTGACATTTTAAATCCAGAATTTCTGCTTTTGacattaaatatatgtaaacccatttaaaaactaaatatgttTGGAAACAATAAGGGCTTTTGATTTTATGAGCAGTAACAATGGCAAGATGGTTAATACACAGACACAAATACAGGCTGTACAGTTGCTCTACACGACTTCACCACTAAACAAGGAACTGCACCTCTGTCATCTAGAAACAGGTTCAGAGTTCGGTTCAAATAAGTATTTGCTCTTTTAGACTTGTGGAGGGTTATTCGAGCAGTCTGTGAccttttaaacaaaatgtttcaAACAATAGTTTTTTCCATTCTGTCTTTATTTTATCTAACTGGTAagttctaaatgtttttttagctACAGTTTTAGTAAAACAGCATCAGTTGTGACTGTGAAAGTGTTCCAATGTTTGTTCACAGGTGTGTTTGGTGTTGAGATCGCTCAAAAACAGACCATATCAgcgatggagggagattctgtcactct
This region includes:
- the LOC132131195 gene encoding elastase-1-like, giving the protein MLRILLLSVLAALVLAEPGYLEDQVPEERVVGGAVAKPNSWPWQISLQYLSGGSYYHTCGGTLIRTRWVMTAAHCVDTSRTWRVVLGDHDIYNHEGREQYMSVSAVYIHPNWNSNSVASGYDIALLRLSSDASLNSYVQLGSLPPSGQVLPHNNPCYITGWGRTQTGGSLSAQLKQASLPVVDYSTCSRSDWWGSTVKNTMVCAGGGSDSGCQGDSGGPLNCQVSGQYVVHGVTSFVSSSGCNAYKKPTVFTRVSAYISWMNGIIG